The proteins below are encoded in one region of Vicinamibacteria bacterium:
- a CDS encoding Xaa-Pro peptidase family protein, translating to GVTRSNDVFVVVSDRWDEAHARSGSNEAFEVILAPDPGDALARLRFERAAVCGLELMETRFVEALGSKRVPDSATADLERLRMVKTHDELDALWRAAALADQGYARFVEAARAGIPEYALVAEVEAFLKSRGAEDNFMLLSSGGTEVRSMKPATEKRLAPGDLVATELTPQVNGFYAQICRTLVVGAPSQAQQEAFEIFRRAQQAAEDLLKPGVLVSDVARAENDVFREAGFGAYTGPEYTRVRGHGLGRFVDEKPQILEDVDSVVEEGMVLIAHPNTYLPTVGYMVFGDALVVTKEGCESLSTTEKKLFHTAP from the coding sequence GGCGTCACCCGTTCGAACGACGTTTTCGTCGTCGTCTCCGACCGCTGGGATGAGGCGCATGCCCGCTCGGGCTCGAACGAGGCATTCGAAGTCATTCTCGCGCCCGATCCTGGTGATGCGCTCGCTCGGCTTCGATTCGAGCGCGCTGCGGTCTGCGGTCTCGAGCTCATGGAGACCCGCTTCGTGGAAGCCCTCGGCTCGAAGCGCGTTCCGGATTCCGCCACGGCCGATCTGGAGCGGCTCCGGATGGTCAAGACCCACGACGAGCTCGACGCACTCTGGCGTGCCGCCGCGCTTGCCGACCAGGGTTATGCGAGGTTCGTCGAAGCCGCCCGAGCGGGGATCCCGGAGTACGCGCTCGTCGCCGAGGTCGAAGCCTTTCTAAAATCCCGAGGCGCCGAGGACAATTTCATGTTGCTCTCGTCGGGAGGCACCGAAGTTCGGAGCATGAAGCCCGCCACCGAGAAAAGGCTCGCTCCCGGAGATTTGGTCGCCACCGAGCTCACGCCGCAAGTGAACGGGTTCTATGCACAGATCTGTCGCACCCTGGTGGTGGGCGCGCCGAGCCAGGCGCAACAAGAGGCCTTCGAAATCTTCCGCCGGGCGCAGCAAGCGGCAGAAGACCTCTTGAAGCCGGGCGTTCTCGTCTCCGACGTCGCCCGGGCCGAGAACGACGTCTTCCGCGAGGCCGGCTTCGGTGCCTATACCGGACCCGAGTACACCCGGGTTCGCGGTCATGGGCTCGGAAGGTTCGTCGACGAAAAGCCGCAGATTCTCGAGGACGTCGACTCCGTGGTGGAGGAGGGTATGGTGCTCATCGCGCATCCCAACACCTATCTTCCGACCGTGGGCTACATGGTCTTCGGGGACGCTCTCGTCGTCACGAAGGAGGGTTGCGAGTCGCTCTCGACGACGGAGAAGAAGCTCTTTCATACCGCACCATGA